DNA sequence from the bacterium genome:
CCGCGGCGCGCCCGCCCTGAACCTCGCCTTCTTCACCTCCCTGCCCGGCCCGCCCGGGGTGGAGGGGGGGGGGCTGGCCAACGCCATCCTGGGCACCCTGGCGCTGACGGCCGCGGCGACCCTGATCGGCGTGCCCCTGGGCATGCTCGCGGGCGTCTATCTCTCCGAGTTCGGGCGCGAAACGCGGCTGGGGGCGGCGGTGCGCTTCTGCGTGAACGTGCTGATGGGGCTGCCCTCGATCCTGGTGGGCCTGTTCGTCTGGACCGTGCTGGTGGTCCCCTTCCGCAGCTTCTCCGGCCACGCCGGCGCGGTCGCGCTG
Encoded proteins:
- a CDS encoding phosphate ABC transporter permease PtsA; the encoded protein is MRRRHARGRKAADLAVRTAASLAALLGIGVLVLILAEVARRGAPALNLAFFTSLPGPPGVEGGGLANAILGTLALTAAATLIGVPLGMLAGVYLSEFGRETRLGAAVRFCVNVLMGLPSILVGLFVWTVLVVPFRSFSGHAGAVAL